Proteins encoded together in one Ipomoea triloba cultivar NCNSP0323 chromosome 4, ASM357664v1 window:
- the LOC116015491 gene encoding ferredoxin C 1, chloroplastic: MATLHFPTTPSFTLTTPRKQVSLPAIRQSSRLPHTTPGRRLTCIPRAYKVLVEHEGNTTELEVEPDESILSKALDSGLSVPHDCKLGVCMTCPAKLLSGKVDQSEGMLSDDVVESGYALLCAAYPRSDCHIRIIPEEELLSLQLATAND; this comes from the coding sequence ATGGCAACACTTCACTTTCCAACAACCCCTTCCTTCACTCTCACCACTCCAAGAAAGCAGGTCAGCCTCCCTGCAATCCGGCAGAGCAGCCGGTTGCCCCATACGACCCCAGGCCGTCGCCTAACCTGCATTCCCCGGGCTTACAAAGTGTTAGTTGAACATGAGGGTAACACAACTGAGCTAGAGGTTGAACCTGATGAGAGCATTCTTTCCAAGGCATTGGACTCTGGCTTGTCTGTGCCACATGACTGCAAACTAGGGGTGTGCATGACCTGCCCAGCAAAGCTTCTCAGCGGAAAAGTGGATCAGAGCGAAGGAATGCTTAGTGATGATGTTGTGGAGAGCGGGTACGCTTTACTCTGTGCAGCTTATCCAAGATCAGATTGCCATATTAGGATCATACCTGAAGAAGAGCTGCTCTCACTGCAGCTAGCAACTGCCAATGACTAA
- the LOC116015490 gene encoding uncharacterized protein LOC116015490 translates to MRRLTACTIFANSHFPPTIRLFCSRTPGFGLSQSSCVSNSDKKDSPPTFNNGFFSLSPLFPTANARLEECRIELVDSEAWKVSSGLAEAWRGNVEKRSKVKPLLRDEEEMVKYAPPNKEDLDFDEIEEMRIRGNLFYKLDKDSKEYEEYKFDFHGRNRNKGNKKVNGMQMEKASSASPSGSEKSLKCMEKWQVSKEKLGNETSLAVERSLRFDKNNVSVSWLHEFEASEVVKTKRSQTFNQATAAYHEPFCLDIYISKGSARASVIHRATSKVVAVAHSISKDMKFELSSTKNRAACAAVGEVLAQRALADDIHNVVYTPRKGERLEGKLQIVLQAIIDGGIDVKVKLKQRKTKKASILPPKP, encoded by the coding sequence ATGAGAAGATTGACCGCCTGCACAATTTTCGCTAACTCTCATTTCCCTCCAACAATTCGTTTATTCTGTTCTAGAACTCCAGGTTTTGGATTATCCCAATCTTCATGTGTTAGCAACAGCGATAAGAAAGACTCTCCTCCAACTTTCAACAATGGGTTTTTTTCACTTTCACCATTGTTTCCGACTGCAAATGCACGCTTGGAAGAATGCAGGATTGAGCTTGTGGATAGTGAGGCCTGGAAGGTGTCATCAGGCTTAGCGGAGGCGTGGAGGGGCAATGTAGAGAAGCGGTCAAAGGTGAAGCCTTTACTTAGAGATGAGGAAGAGATGGTGAAATATGCACCTCCAAATAAGGAGGACcttgattttgatgaaattgAGGAAATGAGGATCCGTGGGAACTTGTTTTATAAGCTTGATAAAGATTCCAAAGAATATGAAGAGTATAAGTTTGATTTCCATGGGAGGAATAGAAATAAAGGTAACAAGAAGGTGAACGGAATGCAGATGGAAAAGGCAAGTAGTGCCTCACCCTCTGGGAGTGAGAAAAGCTTGAAGTGCATGGAGAAGTGGCAAGTAAGTAAGGAGAAGTTGGGCAATGAAACAAGCTTGGCAGTGGAGAGATCTCTGCGTTTTGATAAGAATAATGTCTCGGTTTCCTGGCTTCATGAATTTGAAGCTTCTGAGGTTGTGAAGACTAAAAGGTCTCAAACTTTCAATCAGGCTACAGCAGCTTACCATGAGCCTTTTtgtttggatatttatatatctaAGGGTTCTGCACGTGCCAGCGTTATCCATCGGGCAACTAGCAAGGTTGTTGCTGTGGCACATTCTATTTCGAAGGACATGAAATTTGAGTTGAGTTCAACCAAGAATAGAGCTGCTTGTGCTGCTGTTGGGGAAGTGCTAGCTCAAAGAGCCTTGGCTGATGATATCCATAATGTGGTTTATACACCAAGGAAAGGGGAAAGATTGGAGGGGAAATTGCAGATTGTACTTCAGGCTATCATTGACGGTGGTATTGATGTTAAGGTGAAGTTAAAGCAGAGAAAAACCAAGAAAGCCAGCATCCTCCCACCAAAACCATAG